CGGCTGCCTTCGCCCAGATAGCACAAGATCGCGTTTGATTCCGGTAAAAGCGTGCCATCCTCCAGCATCAGAACAGGGGCCTTGCCAAAGGGCAGGCGGTGTTCCTGTTTGGCCTGTGCCAGCGCATCGGACTGGTCTTCGACATTGATGATTGTGACATCATCGTGCCCCAGAAGCGCCAGCAGCAGACGCACCTTATAGCTGTTGCCGGACGAGGGCATGGAATAAAGGATCATAGACGTGATTTCCTGAAAAGCGTAGGGTTGCGGAAGTCTTAAACCAACCAAAGGCCCAAGGCCAGACAGGCCACGGCGCCCGATGTCAAAATCAGGCGCAGACGCATCCACCAACGCGGGGCCAGACCCCAAAGCGCGAACCGGAAGTCGATGACCAGCAGCACGACAAAGCCGGTGATCAACGCGTTCAGCGACTGCACAACCGGGCCGCCCACAAAAAAGAACGCCCATAAGGCGGGCACAACCGACAGCACATAGCCGGACCAACTGCCCGCTCGCCCGCGCGCCGCAAACCCCCACAACACGCCGGACATGAAGCATAATATCACCACGCCATAGCCGGTCAGAACCGCATGCCCGGAAAACCGCGGGCCAATCAGGGTGCGTGTCGCATCCGCCAATGCGGGCGACAGCAAGGTTATCACCCCCCAAAGGAACGGGATCAGCCCCGCAAGGCCAAGATACAGGGCAGGGCGGGGAATTGTGGTCATGCGGTTTCCCGCAACGCGCGGGGCACCTTGAATTCAACGCGCTCTTTCGCGGTTTCGACCAGTTCTACATTCAGGTCATACCGCGCGGCAAAGGCGTCGATCACTTCGTTGACAAGATCTTCTGGCGCCGATGCGCCTGCCGTTATGCCCACGGCCTTTATGCCCGCCAGGGCGCGCCAGTCTATATCTGCGGCACGTTGCACAAGTTGCGCGTAGGCGCAGCCCTTGGCACGGCCCACCTCGACCAGACGTTGCGAATTTGACGAATTGGGCGCGCCAATCACCAAAAGCGCATCAATCCTGTTTGCAATTGCCTTGACCGCTTCCTGCCGGTTGGTGGTCGCATAGCAGATATCTTCCTTATGCGGCCCGATGATGGCGGGAAAACGCGCCTGCAAGGCGGCCACAATTCCGGCAGTATCATCAACCGACAAGGTCGTTTGCGTGATGAAAGCCAGTTTTGCGGGGTCGCGCACCCGCAGTTTTGCGACATCATCGACTGCTTCAACAAGCAACACTTCGCCTTCGGGCAACTGCCCCATTGTGCCAATGGTTTCGGGGTGGCCCTGATGGCCGATCATCACCATTTGCAGCCCGTTCGCGTGATGGCGTTCCGCTTCGATATGCACTTTGCTGACCAGCGGGCAGGTCGCATCCAGATACAGCATCTGGCGGGCCTGCGCTTCTTCGGGGACGGATTTGGGCACACCATGCGCGGAAAAGATCACGGGGCGGTCGGTGGGGCAGTCGGCCAGTTCTTCGACGAAAACCGCACCTTTGGCGCGCAGCCCGTCCACCACATATTTGTTATGCACGATTTCATGGCGCACATAGACAGGCGCGCCGTATTTTTCCAGCGCCAGTTCCACAATCTTGATGGCGCGGTCCACACCTGCGCAAAAGCCGCGCGGCGCGGCCAGATAAAGGGTCAGGGCAGTTTTTTCAGTCATGTCTGGCGGTCCTGTTGCTAGGTCCAGACCTAAACATTCATCCGCGCGGCGTCCAGTCAAATGGGCGCCGCGCGGGCAGGGCAGGGTTAGTTCACTCGCCCGATACGCAATCTGCAATGGATTGCGCGATGCCACGCATCACAGCCGGATAGAGGTTCGCACCGGGTTCTTGCAGCACGCCCGCCGGGTCCAGTTCGGCGCCGATGCGGGTTTCGGTTCCTTCGACCACAGTGTCGATATAGCGCGATGAATGGTTCACTTCGGGGAAGATGCACACGGCACCATCGTCGTGCAGTTGCGCGCGCAGTTCGCTAAGGCGCTGCGCACCGGGGGCAGCCGCATCGCCCAGCGCGATTGTGCCCGCGATGTTCAGCCCGAACTGGTTGGCCATATAGCCATAGGCATCATGGAACATGACCAGCGGGGCCGTGCCGACAGGTTCAAGGATTTCGGCCAGCTCATCCGCAAGCGCTGCAATCTCGGACTTAGCCGCATCGGCATTGGCAAGATAGATGTCTGCATGGTCGGGATCATGTTCTGCCAGTTCAGCGGCGATAACATCCAGCCAGATTTCGACATTTCCGGTGTTCATCCAAGCATGCGGATCAAGACCATCATGGCTGTGGCCGTGGTCGTCATGCCCATGCGCGTCATCATCATGGCTGTGGCCGTGATCGTCATGCCCATGTGCGTCGTCATCATGGCCGTGCCCGTGATCGTCGTGCCCGTGCGCATCATCATCGTGGCTATGGCCATGGTCGTCATGGCCATGCGCATCGTCATCATGGCCGTGCCCGTGATCGTCGTGGCCATGCGCATCGTCATCATGGCTGTGGCCATGGTCGTCATGGCCATGCGCGTCATCATCGTGGCTATGGCCATGGTCGTCATGGCCATGCGCATCGTCATCATGGCCGTGCCCGTGATCGTCGTGGCCATGCGCATCGTCATCATGGCTGTGGCCATGGTCGTCATGGCCATGCGCGTCATCATCGTGGCTATGGCCGTGATCGTCATGACCGTGCTCGTCGTGCCCATGGTCGTCATGATCATGACTGTGACCATGCGCGAAGTCCTGCACCGCCAGACCATCTGCGTTCAACAACGATACAATGTCCGCCTGCGTTTCAGTCCCTGCAAGGGCGCGGGCCAGCCATGGGGTCAGGTCTTCACCAACCCAGAAAATGACATCCGCATCAGCCAGCGCGCGCGCCTGAGAGGGGCGCAACTGAAAAGAATGCGGGTCACCGCCACGGTCCAGCAACAGATCAGCGCTGCCATGCTCACCCTGCACCATCGAAACAAGCGAATGCGTGATCGGAAAATCGGTGACAATCTTCAAATCATGGGCGGCAAGCGGTGTGGCCATCATGGCGCAGGCCAATGCGAGAGAGTGGCGCATCGTGATCTCCTTGTGTTATGGTATTTCAGTACATATCTTATGTTATATCATAACAGTCAAGGCGCTTGGAATGGCAGACAGCCCTGAATCACAGTCATTTTGTTGCCCCGACCATAGTGGGCATGCCCCTGCACAGGCGATTCTGGCGCAGGCGGAATCACGTGTGAAGTCGCACGGATTGCGGCTGACCCCTGTGCGCAGACGCACGCTGGAGATTTTGTTGCAGGCGCATGGCGCGCTGGGGGCTTATGACGTTCTGGAACAACTGGCCGCTGACGGGTTCGGCGCGCAGCCGCCCGTCGCCTACAGGGCGCTGAATTTTCTGGTCGAAAACGGGCTTGCCCATCGTATCCGGCGGTTGAATGCCTTTACCGCCTGCGCCCATCCCGGCCATGACCACCGCGCCGCGTTTCTGATATGCGAAACCTGCGAAAGCGTGACCGAAGCCCCAAGCGATGCAGTGGGGGCCGCCTTGGGTGTGGCGGCGCAGGATATGGGTTTCGCCCTGTCGCGTGCCACCATCGAGGCCGTCGGCCAATGCCGCGAATGCATTGCGCGCGAAACTGCTGACCAAAGGACCATTGCGTGACATTGATACAGGCAAGCGGCGTTTGCGTGCATTATGGCGGGCGGCGGGCGCTGTTCGACATAGATTTCAGCATAGCCAAGGGCGAAATCGTCACAATCGTCGGGCCGAACGGGTCGGGCAAGACAACAATGCTGCGCGCGCTTCTGGGGGTGGTTGCGCCCAGTCGGGGGTCGGTCACGCGCAAAGCTGGCTTGCAGGTGGGCTACGTTCCGCAGCATTTGCACATTGATCCCGGCCTGCCATTGCCGGTGCGGCGGTTTCTGTCCTTGCCGACACGGCGCAGCGCGGCCCAGATTGCCGCAGTTCTGGATCGTGTGGGCGTGCCGGATGTGGCAGCGCAGAATATGACGACCCTGTCGGGCGGCCAGTTCCAGCGCGTACTTCTGGCACGCGCGCTTCTGATGCAGCCCGACATTCTGATGCTGGATGAACCGACCGCAGGTCTGGACCAACCCGGCGTTGCCAGTTTCTACCGCCTGATTGAAGATGTGCGCCGTGACACGGGCTGTGCGGTACTGTCTGTCAGCCATGACCTGCATG
Above is a window of Roseinatronobacter sp. S2 DNA encoding:
- a CDS encoding DUF3429 domain-containing protein, giving the protein MTTIPRPALYLGLAGLIPFLWGVITLLSPALADATRTLIGPRFSGHAVLTGYGVVILCFMSGVLWGFAARGRAGSWSGYVLSVVPALWAFFFVGGPVVQSLNALITGFVVLLVIDFRFALWGLAPRWWMRLRLILTSGAVACLALGLWLV
- the ispH gene encoding 4-hydroxy-3-methylbut-2-enyl diphosphate reductase, with protein sequence MTEKTALTLYLAAPRGFCAGVDRAIKIVELALEKYGAPVYVRHEIVHNKYVVDGLRAKGAVFVEELADCPTDRPVIFSAHGVPKSVPEEAQARQMLYLDATCPLVSKVHIEAERHHANGLQMVMIGHQGHPETIGTMGQLPEGEVLLVEAVDDVAKLRVRDPAKLAFITQTTLSVDDTAGIVAALQARFPAIIGPHKEDICYATTNRQEAVKAIANRIDALLVIGAPNSSNSQRLVEVGRAKGCAYAQLVQRAADIDWRALAGIKAVGITAGASAPEDLVNEVIDAFAARYDLNVELVETAKERVEFKVPRALRETA
- a CDS encoding zinc ABC transporter substrate-binding protein encodes the protein MRHSLALACAMMATPLAAHDLKIVTDFPITHSLVSMVQGEHGSADLLLDRGGDPHSFQLRPSQARALADADVIFWVGEDLTPWLARALAGTETQADIVSLLNADGLAVQDFAHGHSHDHDDHGHDEHGHDDHGHSHDDDAHGHDDHGHSHDDDAHGHDDHGHGHDDDAHGHDDHGHSHDDDAHGHDDHGHSHDDDAHGHDDHGHGHDDDAHGHDDHGHSHDDDAHGHDDHGHGHDDDAHGHDDHGHSHDDDAHGHDDHGHSHDGLDPHAWMNTGNVEIWLDVIAAELAEHDPDHADIYLANADAAKSEIAALADELAEILEPVGTAPLVMFHDAYGYMANQFGLNIAGTIALGDAAAPGAQRLSELRAQLHDDGAVCIFPEVNHSSRYIDTVVEGTETRIGAELDPAGVLQEPGANLYPAVMRGIAQSIADCVSGE
- a CDS encoding Fur family transcriptional regulator, producing the protein MADSPESQSFCCPDHSGHAPAQAILAQAESRVKSHGLRLTPVRRRTLEILLQAHGALGAYDVLEQLAADGFGAQPPVAYRALNFLVENGLAHRIRRLNAFTACAHPGHDHRAAFLICETCESVTEAPSDAVGAALGVAAQDMGFALSRATIEAVGQCRECIARETADQRTIA
- a CDS encoding metal ABC transporter ATP-binding protein encodes the protein MTLIQASGVCVHYGGRRALFDIDFSIAKGEIVTIVGPNGSGKTTMLRALLGVVAPSRGSVTRKAGLQVGYVPQHLHIDPGLPLPVRRFLSLPTRRSAAQIAAVLDRVGVPDVAAQNMTTLSGGQFQRVLLARALLMQPDILMLDEPTAGLDQPGVASFYRLIEDVRRDTGCAVLSVSHDLHVVMSASDRVVCINGHICCEGTPNVVRAAPEYRALFGMGTGGALALFQHQHDHDHEHEHEHHKEDSPHAG